A single region of the Pontimicrobium sp. SW4 genome encodes:
- the rsmG gene encoding 16S rRNA (guanine(527)-N(7))-methyltransferase RsmG: MELIQKYFPQLSDIQKEQFNQLFELYSNWNAMINVVSRKDIEELYLRHVLHSLGIAKVIEFKAETKIMDVGTGGGFPGIPLAILYPECSFHLVDSISKKLKVVDAVAESLGLTNVKTSHKRAEDIDDTFDFIVSRAVTAMPSFVTWVKNKVSKKSKHNLKNGILYLKGGDLTEELKDFPKATLYNLSNYFDEDFFDTKKVVHLPLKYKG; encoded by the coding sequence ATGGAATTAATACAAAAATATTTCCCTCAACTTTCTGATATTCAAAAAGAACAATTTAATCAGCTTTTTGAACTTTATTCTAATTGGAACGCTATGATTAATGTAGTTTCTAGAAAAGACATTGAAGAATTGTATTTGCGACATGTATTGCATTCTCTTGGGATAGCAAAAGTGATAGAATTTAAAGCAGAAACTAAAATTATGGATGTTGGCACAGGAGGTGGGTTTCCAGGAATTCCATTAGCAATACTATATCCAGAATGTTCTTTTCATTTGGTTGATAGTATTAGTAAAAAATTAAAGGTTGTTGATGCTGTTGCAGAAAGTTTAGGTTTAACGAACGTAAAAACTTCGCACAAACGTGCTGAAGATATAGACGACACTTTCGATTTTATTGTAAGTCGTGCAGTAACTGCTATGCCTAGCTTTGTTACTTGGGTTAAGAATAAGGTTAGTAAAAAAAGCAAACACAACCTAAAAAACGGTATTTTGTATTTAAAAGGAGGAGATTTAACCGAAGAGCTAAAGGACTTTCCAAAAGCGACATTATATAATCTTAGTAATTATTTTGATGAAGACTTTTTTGATACTAAAAAAGTGGTACACTTACCTTTGAAGTATAAAGGATAA
- the pruA gene encoding L-glutamate gamma-semialdehyde dehydrogenase: protein MGKGFFNVPIAVNEPVKGYAPGSPERDAVLKAYKAMFNSQTDVPMYINGKDVTTGNTRTMSPPHDHQHIVGQYHVAEQSHIEEAIATALEARKAWAEMPWEQRAGIFLKAAELIAGPYRAKINAATMIAQSKTVHQAEIDAACELIDFLRFNVQFMTDIYMEQPESTSDAWNRIEYRPLEGFTYAVTPFNFTAIAGNLPACMALMGNVVVWKPSDSQVFSAKVIMDVFKEAGVPAGVINVVFGDPVMITNTVMASPDFSGLHFTGSTFIFKELWKQIGNNINNYKTYPRIVGETGGKDFIVAHKTANAKQVATAISRGAFEFQGQKCSAASRAYIPSNLWSDVKKYLLDDIKSFKMGSPEDLGNFITAVIHEGSFDKLAKFIDQAKADADAEVIAGGGYDKSKGYFIEPTVIVTKDPKYTTMCTELFGPVMTIYVYDENEYAETLKLVDETSEYALTGAILATDRYAVEQATKALQNCAGNFYINDKPTGAVVGQQPFGGARASGTNDKAGSAQNLLRWVSPRMIKETFVTPTDYRYPFLGE, encoded by the coding sequence ATGGGAAAAGGTTTCTTTAACGTACCAATTGCAGTCAACGAACCTGTAAAAGGCTATGCTCCAGGATCTCCAGAACGTGATGCTGTTTTAAAAGCATACAAAGCAATGTTTAATAGCCAAACTGATGTCCCAATGTACATTAATGGTAAAGATGTGACAACTGGGAACACAAGAACAATGTCTCCTCCTCACGATCATCAACATATTGTTGGTCAATATCATGTTGCAGAGCAATCTCATATTGAAGAAGCTATCGCCACAGCTTTAGAGGCAAGAAAAGCTTGGGCGGAAATGCCTTGGGAACAACGTGCTGGCATCTTTTTAAAAGCTGCTGAATTAATTGCTGGTCCATATAGAGCAAAAATAAATGCTGCAACTATGATTGCGCAATCTAAAACAGTTCATCAAGCTGAAATTGATGCTGCTTGTGAGCTGATAGATTTCTTGCGTTTTAATGTTCAGTTCATGACAGACATTTACATGGAGCAACCTGAAAGTACTAGTGATGCATGGAACCGTATTGAATATAGACCTCTTGAGGGTTTTACCTATGCTGTAACACCTTTTAACTTTACTGCCATTGCTGGAAATTTACCTGCTTGTATGGCGTTAATGGGAAATGTGGTAGTTTGGAAGCCAAGTGACAGTCAAGTGTTTTCTGCTAAAGTAATAATGGATGTGTTTAAAGAAGCTGGCGTTCCAGCTGGAGTTATTAATGTTGTTTTTGGTGATCCAGTGATGATTACTAACACTGTTATGGCTAGCCCTGACTTTTCAGGATTACATTTTACTGGTTCTACATTTATCTTTAAGGAACTTTGGAAACAAATAGGAAATAACATTAATAACTATAAAACGTATCCTAGAATCGTAGGTGAAACTGGTGGAAAAGATTTTATTGTTGCTCATAAAACTGCCAATGCAAAACAAGTGGCAACTGCAATTTCACGTGGAGCTTTTGAATTTCAAGGACAAAAATGTAGTGCAGCTTCAAGAGCTTATATCCCTAGTAATTTATGGAGTGATGTTAAAAAATATCTTTTAGATGATATTAAATCGTTTAAAATGGGTTCCCCTGAAGATTTAGGCAACTTTATCACAGCTGTGATCCATGAAGGGTCTTTTGATAAATTAGCAAAATTTATAGACCAAGCTAAAGCAGACGCTGATGCAGAAGTTATTGCTGGTGGTGGCTACGATAAGAGTAAAGGTTATTTTATTGAACCAACTGTTATCGTTACTAAAGACCCAAAATACACAACGATGTGTACTGAGTTATTTGGACCTGTTATGACTATTTATGTATATGATGAAAATGAGTATGCTGAAACTTTAAAATTAGTAGACGAAACAAGTGAATATGCATTAACTGGTGCTATTTTAGCAACTGATAGATATGCCGTTGAACAAGCTACTAAAGCACTTCAAAATTGTGCTGGAAATTTCTATATTAACGACAAACCAACAGGAGCTGTTGTAGGCCAACAACCATTTGGTGGTGCGAGAGCATCTGGAACAAATGACAAAGCAGGATCTGCTCAAAACTTATTGCGTTGGGTGTCACCAAGAATGATTAAAGAAACATTTGTAACTCCAACAGATTACAGATATCCGTTTTTAGGAGAATAG
- a CDS encoding NRDE family protein — MCTVTLIPRGTNDFVLTSNRDEAPDRTTLSPDFYEVNNTKLLFPKDEVAGGSWIGVSEKQRVLCVLNGGFEMHERKVSYRLSRGVVMKDLLVTKSLDKAIEDYNLEGVEPFTLVIVEWKSEMVFKEFVWDGKDKFFKRLPLEPKIWSSSSLYNNEMKKERLQWFKDFKKGNKLSSNSIMKFHTTAGKGNDNYGVIMDRFFVKTTSITQIKKNDNEIFMSFENLQTNIKTEHNFQIPISIND, encoded by the coding sequence ATGTGTACAGTAACCCTTATTCCTAGAGGAACAAACGATTTTGTGTTGACTTCAAACAGAGATGAAGCACCTGATAGAACAACGCTATCTCCAGATTTTTATGAGGTAAATAATACTAAATTATTATTCCCTAAAGATGAAGTTGCTGGTGGTTCGTGGATTGGTGTAAGTGAAAAACAACGTGTGTTATGTGTGCTAAATGGTGGGTTTGAAATGCATGAACGTAAGGTTTCTTATAGATTGAGTAGAGGTGTAGTAATGAAAGATTTACTTGTTACTAAAAGCCTTGATAAAGCTATTGAAGATTACAATTTAGAAGGTGTAGAGCCTTTTACTTTGGTAATAGTAGAGTGGAAATCAGAGATGGTATTTAAAGAATTTGTTTGGGATGGAAAAGATAAATTTTTTAAAAGACTGCCATTAGAGCCAAAAATATGGTCTTCTTCTTCATTGTATAATAATGAAATGAAAAAAGAACGTTTACAATGGTTTAAAGATTTTAAAAAAGGAAATAAACTCTCGTCAAATTCTATAATGAAATTCCATACAACCGCTGGAAAAGGAAATGACAATTATGGTGTAATCATGGATCGTTTTTTTGTAAAAACAACTAGCATTACTCAAATAAAAAAGAATGACAATGAAATATTCATGAGTTTTGAAAACCTTCAAACTAATATTAAAACTGAGCATAATTTTCAAATCCCGATATCAATAAATGACTAA
- a CDS encoding DUF6695 family protein, protein MTNSGIILTLAYPETIVMVADEWYSPYLRYLGVGKKNYVRAGHAALVLINKSTGILEYHDFGRYITPIPNGRVRGRDTDHELEFPIKAQIDNNTIINLNEILEFLATHPKLTHGDGKLIASVCNAIDYDKARSHISRMQNRHFIRYAAFIKDACNCARFVTDSLIASVTDFNIKKRLKKSKWFTPSTIGNVVIADTERFVYEVNEKGEISEYQSSVKKDNRRYFLDRLKEHNPNFIGTLEPKHIEDKSHHAQWLDGIAAGAWFELYMTDVMHEYRFRRVSPYGNIDVDGLYKVDNENFNYQETYSFVHYSNCAFYHILQFDVIYRFDLIKRLS, encoded by the coding sequence ATGACTAATTCAGGAATTATTTTAACATTAGCGTATCCTGAAACTATTGTCATGGTTGCAGATGAATGGTACTCACCTTATTTGAGGTATCTTGGAGTAGGAAAAAAAAATTATGTTAGAGCTGGACATGCTGCATTAGTTCTTATTAATAAGTCTACAGGAATTTTAGAATACCACGATTTTGGACGTTATATTACTCCAATACCAAATGGAAGAGTAAGAGGAAGAGATACAGATCACGAATTAGAATTCCCAATTAAGGCTCAAATAGATAATAACACCATAATTAATTTAAACGAAATTTTAGAATTTCTTGCAACACACCCAAAGCTGACTCATGGAGACGGAAAGTTAATAGCGTCTGTATGTAATGCGATTGACTATGATAAAGCAAGAAGTCATATAAGTAGAATGCAAAACCGTCATTTTATTAGATACGCAGCATTTATTAAAGATGCTTGTAATTGTGCAAGATTTGTAACTGATAGCTTGATAGCTTCAGTAACAGATTTTAATATTAAAAAGCGTTTAAAAAAATCAAAATGGTTTACACCAAGCACCATTGGTAATGTGGTAATTGCTGATACTGAAAGATTTGTTTATGAAGTTAACGAAAAGGGCGAAATTTCAGAATATCAATCTTCAGTTAAAAAAGATAATAGACGTTATTTTTTAGACCGTTTAAAAGAACATAACCCAAATTTTATTGGGACATTAGAACCAAAACATATTGAAGACAAAAGTCATCATGCGCAATGGTTAGATGGCATAGCTGCTGGAGCTTGGTTTGAATTGTATATGACTGATGTTATGCATGAGTATAGGTTTAGGCGTGTATCTCCTTATGGTAATATTGATGTAGATGGGTTATATAAAGTCGATAACGAAAACTTTAATTATCAAGAAACTTATAGTTTTGTGCACTATTCAAATTGTGCATTTTATCACATATTGCAGTTTGATGTAATCTATAGATTTGACCTAATAAAAAGACTTAGTTAA
- the apaG gene encoding Co2+/Mg2+ efflux protein ApaG — protein MVQQVTKGIKISVETNFEGTFYKNYKVHFAFGYKVTIENQSKDSVQLNSRHWKILDALNNEEIVEGEGVIGKKPIIKPGESHTYNSGCLLASPFGAMQGHYNMVNFTDTKKFRVVIPTFKLSAPFALN, from the coding sequence ATGGTACAACAAGTAACAAAAGGCATAAAAATTTCAGTTGAAACAAACTTTGAAGGTACTTTTTATAAAAATTATAAAGTACACTTTGCTTTTGGTTATAAAGTTACCATTGAAAATCAAAGCAAAGACTCTGTTCAATTAAATTCTAGACACTGGAAAATCTTAGATGCTTTAAATAACGAAGAAATAGTTGAAGGCGAAGGTGTTATAGGAAAAAAGCCAATTATAAAACCTGGAGAATCTCATACTTATAATTCAGGATGCTTATTAGCATCTCCTTTTGGAGCTATGCAAGGCCATTATAATATGGTGAATTTTACAGATACTAAAAAGTTTAGAGTTGTAATCCCTACCTTTAAATTAAGTGCTCCTTTCGCACTTAACTAA
- a CDS encoding type IX secretion system plug protein domain-containing protein, whose amino-acid sequence MTKYRFSFLLLMCCSLGFSQVEEEVNPPNYIKTINFKGHTNESELPIIKLNERVQLSFDAINGNEDDFYYVIDHYNFDWTPSQLMKSEYLQGFDNIRITDYENSFNTYQIYSHYRLQIPNQQTRIKKSGNYILKILDDNGDIIFSRKFMIYENLANVGVSIKRSRNVKYIKEKQSVDFKISSPTILFNNPKQTVKVAVIQNNNLNTAITNLKPQYTLGRELIYKYDDESSFWGGNEYLYFENKNVRAANIGVQYVDLKDIYEHYLFTDIIRADRPYTYAPDINGNYLITAVDTDNLDIEADYTVIHFSLQHPEIFNKNIHVYGSFNNYAITEDTKMSFNPSSGYYETSLILKQGFYNYKYVITNENGDLDEGAISGNFDVTENNYKVLVYYRNLGARYDRLIGVGEGSSTTITN is encoded by the coding sequence ATGACAAAGTATAGGTTTTCATTCTTATTGCTAATGTGTTGTTCTCTTGGTTTTTCTCAAGTAGAAGAAGAGGTTAATCCTCCAAACTATATTAAGACCATTAATTTTAAGGGACATACAAACGAAAGTGAATTACCAATTATTAAACTTAACGAACGAGTACAACTTTCGTTTGATGCTATTAACGGTAATGAGGACGATTTTTATTATGTGATTGATCATTATAATTTCGACTGGACACCTTCACAGCTCATGAAATCTGAATATTTACAAGGTTTTGATAATATTCGTATTACGGATTATGAAAATTCATTTAATACGTACCAAATTTATTCTCATTACCGCCTGCAAATACCAAATCAGCAGACCAGAATAAAAAAATCTGGAAATTATATTCTTAAAATATTAGATGATAATGGTGACATTATATTTAGTAGAAAATTTATGATTTATGAAAATCTGGCTAATGTAGGTGTGTCTATTAAACGTTCTCGTAATGTAAAATATATTAAAGAAAAACAATCGGTAGATTTCAAAATTTCATCTCCAACAATATTGTTTAATAATCCAAAGCAAACAGTAAAAGTTGCAGTTATTCAAAACAATAACCTAAATACAGCCATTACCAATTTAAAACCACAATACACACTTGGTCGCGAACTTATTTATAAATATGATGACGAGTCGAGTTTTTGGGGAGGCAATGAATATTTATATTTTGAAAATAAAAATGTTAGAGCTGCAAATATCGGTGTTCAATATGTCGATTTAAAAGACATCTATGAGCATTACTTGTTTACAGATATTATAAGAGCAGACAGACCTTACACCTATGCTCCAGATATTAATGGAAACTATTTAATTACAGCTGTTGACACTGATAATTTAGATATTGAAGCCGATTATACCGTCATCCATTTTTCACTACAACACCCCGAAATATTTAATAAAAATATTCATGTATATGGTAGCTTTAATAATTACGCTATTACTGAAGACACAAAAATGTCTTTTAATCCATCTTCTGGTTACTATGAGACGTCTCTAATTTTAAAACAAGGATTCTATAATTATAAATATGTAATTACTAATGAAAATGGAGATTTAGATGAAGGTGCTATTAGCGGAAATTTTGATGTTACAGAAAATAATTATAAAGTTTTGGTCTATTATAGAAACCTAGGTGCAAGATATGACAGACTTATTGGTGTTGGCGAAGGCTCGTCAACGACTATTACCAACTGA
- a CDS encoding Na(+)-translocating NADH-quinone reductase subunit A — protein MSNDIRIKKGLDINLKGEAEKAKEAAIISNFYTIRPEDFHSVIPKLVAKEGAKVKAGEAIFYDKSNEAIKFASPVSGEVIEITRGEKRRILSIKIQADKEQTYHDFGSLNVDNTSADEVKSKLLTAGCWPFVKQRPYDVIANPNKSPKAIFISGYASAPLAADLDFTLQGKEAELQAAISALGKLTEGKVHISVGKNANSPLANLSGATIHKVSGPHPSGNVGTLINKVDPINKGEVVWIVNAQDLVIIGELLLTGKFNAERVVALVGSSVQKPRYFTTKLGSEVATMIYDHGIEKDANVRIISGNVLSGKQIKPDGYLDYYSNVITIIPEGDDYELFGWNKPIFNKISTSRALTFSWLTPKKKFDLNTNTNGEHRAFVTTGTYEEVFPLDIFPMQILKSCLYKDLDEMEALGMYEVAPEDFALTEFVCVSKQPHQKIIREGLDLMLKEIG, from the coding sequence ATGTCAAACGACATTCGAATCAAAAAAGGTCTAGACATTAATCTTAAAGGTGAAGCCGAAAAGGCTAAGGAAGCTGCAATTATTAGCAACTTTTACACCATTAGACCTGAAGACTTCCATAGTGTTATTCCAAAACTTGTTGCTAAAGAAGGTGCTAAAGTAAAAGCTGGTGAAGCCATTTTTTATGATAAATCTAATGAAGCTATAAAATTTGCGTCTCCAGTTTCTGGAGAGGTTATTGAAATTACACGTGGAGAAAAACGTAGAATTTTATCTATTAAAATTCAAGCTGATAAAGAACAAACATATCACGATTTTGGATCGTTAAATGTTGACAATACATCTGCTGATGAGGTAAAATCAAAATTATTAACTGCTGGTTGTTGGCCATTTGTAAAACAACGTCCTTACGATGTAATTGCAAACCCTAACAAATCTCCAAAAGCCATTTTTATTTCTGGTTATGCTAGTGCGCCTTTAGCTGCTGATTTAGATTTTACACTTCAAGGCAAAGAGGCAGAATTACAAGCAGCTATATCAGCATTGGGAAAATTAACTGAAGGGAAAGTGCATATTTCTGTTGGGAAAAATGCCAATTCACCATTAGCTAATCTTTCAGGTGCGACCATTCATAAGGTTTCAGGCCCACATCCTTCAGGGAATGTAGGTACTTTAATCAATAAAGTAGATCCAATTAATAAAGGCGAAGTAGTTTGGATAGTGAATGCACAAGACCTTGTGATTATTGGAGAGTTGTTATTGACTGGAAAATTCAATGCAGAACGTGTTGTTGCTTTAGTTGGTTCATCAGTTCAAAAACCAAGATATTTTACAACAAAACTTGGTAGTGAAGTAGCAACAATGATTTATGATCATGGTATTGAAAAGGATGCTAATGTACGTATCATTTCAGGAAATGTTTTAAGTGGAAAGCAAATAAAACCAGATGGTTATTTAGACTATTACAGTAATGTAATTACTATAATTCCTGAAGGTGATGATTACGAATTATTTGGTTGGAACAAGCCAATTTTTAATAAAATATCTACTTCGAGAGCATTAACTTTTTCTTGGTTAACTCCAAAGAAAAAATTCGATTTAAATACAAATACAAATGGTGAGCATCGTGCTTTTGTTACGACTGGAACTTATGAGGAAGTTTTTCCGTTAGATATTTTTCCAATGCAAATCTTAAAGTCATGTTTGTATAAGGATTTAGATGAAATGGAAGCACTTGGTATGTATGAGGTTGCTCCTGAAGATTTTGCGTTAACAGAATTTGTATGTGTGTCTAAACAGCCGCATCAAAAAATTATACGAGAAGGTTTAGACTTAATGCTAAAAGAGATAGGATAA